A single region of the Changchengzhania lutea genome encodes:
- a CDS encoding formylglycine-generating enzyme family protein, with translation MQTILRLATRILFISYLSTTYCQSEMVPIKGGTYTPLYGRDSLQVTISDFQMDVYPVTNKAFLEFVKKYPKWQRSQVKKIFADGNYLIGWTSDTELGKKQSVNAPITSISWFAASNYCECQGKRLPTIDEWEYVAMANKTMPDARQLEDYNKYILGWYEKPKTFNNEVGYTFKNYWGVYDLHGLVWEWTLDFNSVLVSGESRKDVDNDSNLFCGSAAIGATDLMNYAAFMRYATRGSLKAKYAMKNLGFRCVKDIIEEQ, from the coding sequence ATGCAAACTATTTTAAGACTGGCAACGAGAATTTTGTTCATCTCATACCTATCAACAACTTATTGTCAGTCTGAAATGGTTCCTATTAAAGGTGGTACATATACACCACTTTACGGAAGAGATTCATTACAAGTTACCATCTCAGATTTTCAAATGGATGTATACCCAGTCACCAACAAAGCCTTTTTAGAGTTTGTGAAAAAATACCCAAAGTGGCAACGCTCTCAAGTAAAAAAAATATTTGCAGACGGTAATTATTTAATCGGTTGGACTTCTGATACCGAATTAGGAAAAAAGCAATCTGTAAATGCACCAATTACGAGTATTTCATGGTTTGCAGCTAGTAATTATTGTGAATGTCAAGGAAAAAGGCTACCCACCATTGACGAGTGGGAATATGTGGCTATGGCAAATAAAACCATGCCAGACGCCAGACAATTAGAAGATTATAACAAGTACATACTGGGTTGGTATGAAAAACCAAAAACCTTCAATAATGAGGTTGGTTACACTTTTAAAAACTATTGGGGAGTTTATGATTTACACGGTTTGGTATGGGAATGGACATTAGATTTTAATTCGGTATTGGTTTCAGGTGAATCCAGAAAAGATGTTGATAATGACAGTAACCTTTTCTGCGGAAGTGCTGCCATTGGCGCAACCGATTTAATGAACTATGCAGCATTTATGCGATACGCAACAAGAGGCAGTTTAAAAGCAAAATATGCCATGAAAAATCTAGGATTTAGATGTGTTAAAGATATAATTGAAGAACAATGA